A genome region from Brienomyrus brachyistius isolate T26 chromosome 23, BBRACH_0.4, whole genome shotgun sequence includes the following:
- the LOC125719184 gene encoding 2-iminobutanoate/2-iminopropanoate deaminase-like isoform X1, translated as MASIKRSIPYTDKAPVRQGIYSQAVVVGQTVYVSGQLGLDPVSGQLVTGGVQAQAKQALTNMGEILKAAGCEYNNVVKATVLLADINDFNLVNDVYKQFFTSNFPARAAFQVAGLPRGGLVEVEAVAVLGPITDVQ; from the exons ATGGCGTCAATTAAGCGGTCGATTCCCTACACTGACAAAGCGCCGGTGAGGCAGGGCATCTACAG CCAGGCAGTCGTGGTGGGCCAAACCGTATATGTCTCAGGACAGCTCGGATTGGACCCCGTGTCGGGACAGCTGGTGACTGGAGGGGTGCAGGCCCAGGCTAAGCAG GCTCTGACTAACATGGGGGAGATTCTGAAAGCAGCGGGCTGCGAATACAACAATG TTGTCAAAGCCACAGTGCTCTTGGCAGACATAAATGATTTCAACCTTGTGAACGACGTTTATAAACAAT tttttaCCAGCAACTTCCCGGCTAGAGCAGCCTTCCAGGTCGCTGGCCTACCCAGA GGGGGACTTGTGGAGGTAGAAGCTGTTGCAGTTTTGGGCCCCATCACTGATGTCCAATGA
- the LOC125719184 gene encoding 2-iminobutanoate/2-iminopropanoate deaminase-like isoform X2: MASIKRSIPYTDKAPVRQGIYSQAVVVGQTVYVSGQLGLDPVSGQLVTGGVQAQAKQALTNMGEILKAAGCEYNNVVKATVLLADINDFNLVNDVYKQWGTCGGRSCCSFGPHH, encoded by the exons ATGGCGTCAATTAAGCGGTCGATTCCCTACACTGACAAAGCGCCGGTGAGGCAGGGCATCTACAG CCAGGCAGTCGTGGTGGGCCAAACCGTATATGTCTCAGGACAGCTCGGATTGGACCCCGTGTCGGGACAGCTGGTGACTGGAGGGGTGCAGGCCCAGGCTAAGCAG GCTCTGACTAACATGGGGGAGATTCTGAAAGCAGCGGGCTGCGAATACAACAATG TTGTCAAAGCCACAGTGCTCTTGGCAGACATAAATGATTTCAACCTTGTGAACGACGTTTATAAACAAT GGGGGACTTGTGGAGGTAGAAGCTGTTGCAGTTTTGGGCCCCATCACTGA
- the polr2k gene encoding DNA-directed RNA polymerases I, II, and III subunit RPABC4, which translates to MDSQKDLQPPKQQPMIYICGECHTENEIKARDPIRCRECGYRIMYKKRTKRLVVFDAR; encoded by the exons ATGGATTCTCAGAAAGATCTCCAGCCGCCCAAACAGCAGCCTATGATTTACATCTGTGGAG agtgccacacAGAAAATGAGATCAAGGCCCGGGATCCCATCAGGTGTAGAGAGTGCGGCTACAGGATCATGTACAAGAAGAGGACGAAGCGCC TGGTTGTGTTTGATGCTCGATAA
- the LOC125719115 gene encoding E3 ubiquitin-protein ligase RNF19A-like isoform X2, translating to MNLQQRSMGSDRDLHSATSSVSLASVRKAPRKRRLSLRSFFRREPKRRSRDLGVDGIASVESIRSEMCMDRARGNSGSSSSCSSRSSPQPPSTELLECPLCLLRHARDCFPDIMTCPHRSCADCLRQYLRIEISESRVNISCPECAERLNPHDIRTILADRALMEKYEEFMLRRWLVADPDCRWCPAPDCGYAVIAFGCASCPKITCGREGCGTEFCYHCKQLWHPNQTCDAARQQRAQSLQLRNLRSSSLSYSQESGAAADDIKPCPRCAAYIIKMNDGSCNHMTCAVCGCEFCWLCMKEISDLHYLSPSGCTFWGKKPWSRKKKILWQLGTLVGAPVGIALIAGIAVPAMIIGIPVYVGRKIHSRYEGKDVSQHKRNLVIAGGVTLSVIVSPVVAAVTVGIGVPIMLAYVYGVVPISLCRSGGCGVSARSGRGVRIEFDDENDMNAANGTAAADSTSAAEAQNNPSIGEGSVGGLTGSLSASGSHMDRVGATRDNLSETASTTALAGGSITGSLSGSAMVRLEVQADVQKERHSLSGESGTVSLGTPSDCASTRAMAGSVLSTYAPLDRDSNGMEVQVDVECRSGKLRHHSGGSGVDEAGSGWRGPGVSRWARDSSSSGRKSKARLRRKAGEMSEDMEAQLLSQRSGTSSECDSPSLSGSLPSVAESHCSRCSEPPEVELEPPRAPPSPEGSREPPDEAHSEQNETP from the exons ATGAACCTGCAGCAGCGGTCAATGGGATCCGATCGCGACCTGCACTCTGCGACCTCCTCGGTCAGCCTGGCCTCCGTCAGGAAGGCCCCACGGAAGCGCCGGCTCTCACTGCGCTCCTTCTTCCGCCGTGAGCCCAAGCGCCGCTCCCGCGACCTTGGCGTAGATGGCATCGCCAGCGTGGAGAGCATCCGCTCTGAGATGTGCATGGATAGGGCGAGGGGGAACTCTGGCTCCTCGTCATCGTGCTCGTCGCGCTCCTCTCCGCAGCCTCCCTCCACAGAGCTCCTGGAGTGCCCGCTGTGCCTGCTGCGACATGCGCGGGACTGCTTCCCCGACATCATGACCTGCCCCCACCGCTCCTGTGCCGACTGCCTGCGCCAGTATCTGCGCATCGAGATCTCAGAGAGCCGCGTCAACATCAGCTGCCCCGAGTGTGCCGAGCGCCTCAACCCACACGACATCCGCACCATCTTGGCGGACCGCGCCCTTATGGAGAAGTACGAGGAGTTCATGCTGCGGCGCTGGCTGGTGGCTGACCCTGACTGCCGCTGGTGCCCTGCGCCAGACTGTGG GTATGCAGTcatagccttcggctgcgccagcTGCCCCAAAATCACATGCGGCAGGGAGGGCTGTGGGACGGAGTTCTGCTACCACTGCAAGCAGCTGTGGCATCCGAACCAGACGTGCGACGCAGcacgccagcagagggcgcagaGCCTGCAACTGCGGAACCTGCGCTCCTCCTCCCTCAGCTACAGTCAGGAGAGTGGGGCTGCTG CGGATGACATCAAGCCCTGTCCTCGTTGTGCCGCCTACATCATCAAGATGAATGATGGCAGCTGCAACCACATGACGTGCGCCGTGTGTGGGTGTGAGTTCTGCTGGCTGTGCATGAAGGAGATCTCCGACCTGCACTATCTcag CCCATCTGGATGCACCTTCTGGGGCAAGAAGCCCTGGAGCCGCAAGAAGAAGATCCTGTGGCAGCTGGGCACGCTGGTGGGTGCCCCAGTGGGCATCGCACTCATCGCAGGCATCGCTGTCCCTGCCATGATCATCGGCATCCCCGTATACGTGGGGAGGAAG attcACAGTCGCTACGAAGGGAAGGACGTCTCACAGCACAAGAGAAACCTGGTGATCGCAGGCGGTGTCACATTGTCTGTCATAGTCTCCCCCGTGGTGGCTGCAGTCACGGTCG GCATCGGGGTGCCCATAATGCTGGCCTACGTCTATGGGGTGGTGCCCATCTCGCTGTGCCGCAGCGGTGGCTGCGGTGTGTCTGCCCGTAGTGGCAGGGGCGTGCGCATCGAGTTCGACGACGAGAACGATATGAATGCAGCAAATGGAACGGCGGCCGCAG ACTCCACCTCGGCAGCGGAGGCACAGAACAACCCCAGCATTGGCGAGGGCAGTGTGGGCGGCCTGACGGGCAGCCTGAGCGCCAGCGGGAGCCACATGGACCGTGTGGGGGCCACACGGGATAACCTGAGTGAGACGGCCAGCACCACGGCCCTGGCAGGGGGTAGCATCACCGGCAGCCTATCGGGAAGCGCCATGGTCAG GCTGGAGGTACAAGCGGATGTTCAGAAGGAGAGACACAGCCTGAGTGGGGAGTCCGGCACCGTCAGCCTGGGGACGCCCAGCGACTGCGCCAGTACCAGGGCCATGGCAGGCTCTGTCCTTAGCACCTATGCGCCCCTTGATAG GGATAGTAACGGCATGGAGGTGCAGGTGGATGTCGAGTGCAGAAGCGGCAAACTGCGTCACCACAGCGGTGGGAGTGGCGTGGACGAGGCTGGCAGCGGTTGGCGTGGCCCAGGGGTGTCTAGGTGGGCCAGGGACTCGTCCTCCTCTGGAAGGAAGAGCAAGGCCAGGCTGCGCAGGAAAGCTGGGGAGATGAGCGAGGACATGGAGGCCCAGTTGCTAAGCCAACGCAGTGGCACCTCCAGTGAGTGTGACTCACCCTCCCTGAGTGGCAGCCTGCCCTCTGTGGCCGAGTCACACTGCAGCCGCTGCTCCGAGCCGCCCGAGGTGGAGCTCGAACCCCCACGGGCTCCCCCATCCCCCGAGGGCTCCCGCGAGCCCCCCGATGAAGCGCATTCAGAGCAAAATGAGACGCCTTAA
- the LOC125719115 gene encoding E3 ubiquitin-protein ligase RNF19A-like isoform X1, whose product MNLQQRSMGSDRDLHSATSSVSLASVRKAPRKRRLSLRSFFRREPKRRSRDLGVDGIASVESIRSEMCMDRARGNSGSSSSCSSRSSPQPPSTELLECPLCLLRHARDCFPDIMTCPHRSCADCLRQYLRIEISESRVNISCPECAERLNPHDIRTILADRALMEKYEEFMLRRWLVADPDCRWCPAPDCGYAVIAFGCASCPKITCGREGCGTEFCYHCKQLWHPNQTCDAARQQRAQSLQLRNLRSSSLSYSQESGAAADDIKPCPRCAAYIIKMNDGSCNHMTCAVCGCEFCWLCMKEISDLHYLSPSGCTFWGKKPWSRKKKILWQLGTLVGAPVGIALIAGIAVPAMIIGIPVYVGRKIHSRYEGKDVSQHKRNLVIAGGVTLSVIVSPVVAAVTVGIGVPIMLAYVYGVVPISLCRSGGCGVSARSGRGVRIEFDDENDMNAANGTAAADSTSAAEAQNNPSIGEGSVGGLTGSLSASGSHMDRVGATRDNLSETASTTALAGGSITGSLSGSAMVRWAGLRGGSGASSKKGSMMMCVCFRLEVQADVQKERHSLSGESGTVSLGTPSDCASTRAMAGSVLSTYAPLDRDSNGMEVQVDVECRSGKLRHHSGGSGVDEAGSGWRGPGVSRWARDSSSSGRKSKARLRRKAGEMSEDMEAQLLSQRSGTSSECDSPSLSGSLPSVAESHCSRCSEPPEVELEPPRAPPSPEGSREPPDEAHSEQNETP is encoded by the exons ATGAACCTGCAGCAGCGGTCAATGGGATCCGATCGCGACCTGCACTCTGCGACCTCCTCGGTCAGCCTGGCCTCCGTCAGGAAGGCCCCACGGAAGCGCCGGCTCTCACTGCGCTCCTTCTTCCGCCGTGAGCCCAAGCGCCGCTCCCGCGACCTTGGCGTAGATGGCATCGCCAGCGTGGAGAGCATCCGCTCTGAGATGTGCATGGATAGGGCGAGGGGGAACTCTGGCTCCTCGTCATCGTGCTCGTCGCGCTCCTCTCCGCAGCCTCCCTCCACAGAGCTCCTGGAGTGCCCGCTGTGCCTGCTGCGACATGCGCGGGACTGCTTCCCCGACATCATGACCTGCCCCCACCGCTCCTGTGCCGACTGCCTGCGCCAGTATCTGCGCATCGAGATCTCAGAGAGCCGCGTCAACATCAGCTGCCCCGAGTGTGCCGAGCGCCTCAACCCACACGACATCCGCACCATCTTGGCGGACCGCGCCCTTATGGAGAAGTACGAGGAGTTCATGCTGCGGCGCTGGCTGGTGGCTGACCCTGACTGCCGCTGGTGCCCTGCGCCAGACTGTGG GTATGCAGTcatagccttcggctgcgccagcTGCCCCAAAATCACATGCGGCAGGGAGGGCTGTGGGACGGAGTTCTGCTACCACTGCAAGCAGCTGTGGCATCCGAACCAGACGTGCGACGCAGcacgccagcagagggcgcagaGCCTGCAACTGCGGAACCTGCGCTCCTCCTCCCTCAGCTACAGTCAGGAGAGTGGGGCTGCTG CGGATGACATCAAGCCCTGTCCTCGTTGTGCCGCCTACATCATCAAGATGAATGATGGCAGCTGCAACCACATGACGTGCGCCGTGTGTGGGTGTGAGTTCTGCTGGCTGTGCATGAAGGAGATCTCCGACCTGCACTATCTcag CCCATCTGGATGCACCTTCTGGGGCAAGAAGCCCTGGAGCCGCAAGAAGAAGATCCTGTGGCAGCTGGGCACGCTGGTGGGTGCCCCAGTGGGCATCGCACTCATCGCAGGCATCGCTGTCCCTGCCATGATCATCGGCATCCCCGTATACGTGGGGAGGAAG attcACAGTCGCTACGAAGGGAAGGACGTCTCACAGCACAAGAGAAACCTGGTGATCGCAGGCGGTGTCACATTGTCTGTCATAGTCTCCCCCGTGGTGGCTGCAGTCACGGTCG GCATCGGGGTGCCCATAATGCTGGCCTACGTCTATGGGGTGGTGCCCATCTCGCTGTGCCGCAGCGGTGGCTGCGGTGTGTCTGCCCGTAGTGGCAGGGGCGTGCGCATCGAGTTCGACGACGAGAACGATATGAATGCAGCAAATGGAACGGCGGCCGCAG ACTCCACCTCGGCAGCGGAGGCACAGAACAACCCCAGCATTGGCGAGGGCAGTGTGGGCGGCCTGACGGGCAGCCTGAGCGCCAGCGGGAGCCACATGGACCGTGTGGGGGCCACACGGGATAACCTGAGTGAGACGGCCAGCACCACGGCCCTGGCAGGGGGTAGCATCACCGGCAGCCTATCGGGAAGCGCCATGGTCAGGTGGGCTGGGTTACGTGGAGGTTCTGGGGCATCCAGCAAGAAGGGCAGTATGATGATGTGCGTCTGTTTCAGGCTGGAGGTACAAGCGGATGTTCAGAAGGAGAGACACAGCCTGAGTGGGGAGTCCGGCACCGTCAGCCTGGGGACGCCCAGCGACTGCGCCAGTACCAGGGCCATGGCAGGCTCTGTCCTTAGCACCTATGCGCCCCTTGATAG GGATAGTAACGGCATGGAGGTGCAGGTGGATGTCGAGTGCAGAAGCGGCAAACTGCGTCACCACAGCGGTGGGAGTGGCGTGGACGAGGCTGGCAGCGGTTGGCGTGGCCCAGGGGTGTCTAGGTGGGCCAGGGACTCGTCCTCCTCTGGAAGGAAGAGCAAGGCCAGGCTGCGCAGGAAAGCTGGGGAGATGAGCGAGGACATGGAGGCCCAGTTGCTAAGCCAACGCAGTGGCACCTCCAGTGAGTGTGACTCACCCTCCCTGAGTGGCAGCCTGCCCTCTGTGGCCGAGTCACACTGCAGCCGCTGCTCCGAGCCGCCCGAGGTGGAGCTCGAACCCCCACGGGCTCCCCCATCCCCCGAGGGCTCCCGCGAGCCCCCCGATGAAGCGCATTCAGAGCAAAATGAGACGCCTTAA
- the pabpc1b gene encoding LOW QUALITY PROTEIN: polyadenylate-binding protein 1b (The sequence of the model RefSeq protein was modified relative to this genomic sequence to represent the inferred CDS: deleted 1 base in 1 codon): MNPSAPSYPMASLYVGDLHQDVTEAMLYEKFSPAGAILSIRVCRDMITRRSLGYAYVNFQQPADAERALDTMNFDVIKGRPVRIMWSQRDPSLRKSGVGNIFIKNLDKSIDNKALYDTFSAFGNILSCKVVCDENGSKGYGFVHFETQEAAERAIEKMNGMLLNDRKVFVGRFKSRKEREAELGARAKEFTNVYIKNFGEDMDDEKLKEVFSKYGTAMSIRVMTDENGKSRGFGFVSFERHEDAQKAVDEMNGKELNGKLIYVGRAQKKVERQTELKRKFEQMKQDRMTRYQGVNLYVKNLDDGIDDERLRKEFSPFGTITSAKVMMEGGRSKGFGFVCFSSPEEATKAVTEMNGRIVATKPLYVALAQRKEERQAHLTNQYMQRMASVRAVPNPVINPYQPAPPSGYFMAAIPQTQNRAAYYPTSQIAQLRPSPRWTTQGVRPQHFQNMPGAMRPSAPRPQAFSAVRPTSQMPRLMSTQRVAAQTMGPRPPAAAAAAAAAPVRSVPQYKYAAGVRNPQQHMGTQPQVAMQQPAVHVQGQEPLTASMLAAAPPQEQKQMLGERLFPLIQNMHPSLAGKITGMLLEIDNSELLHMLESPESLRSKVDEAVAVLQAHQAKEAAQKTVTNSAGVPSV; encoded by the exons ATGAACCCTAGCGCTCCCAGCTATCCGATGGCGTCGCTCTACGTGGGCGATCTGCATCAGGACGTGACCGAGGCCATGCTCTATGAGAAGTTCAGCCCAGCCGGGGCCATCCTGTCTATCCGGGTGTGCCGGGACATGATCACCCGGCGTTCGCTCGGCTACGCCTACGTCAACTTCCAGCAGCCCGCCGACG CCGAGCGTGCTTTGGACACCATGAACTTCGACGTGATCAAGGGCCGGCCGGTCCGCATCATGTGGTCCCAGCGTGACCCGTCCCTGAGGAAGAGTGGGGTTGGCAACATCTTCATCAAGAACCTTGACAAGTCCATTGACAACAAGGCCCTCTATGACACCTTCTCTGCCTTCGGCAACATTCTCTCCTGCAAG GTGGTGTGCGATGAGAACGGATCGAAAGGGTACGGATTCGTGCACTTCGAGACTCAGGAAGCTGCCGAAAGAGCCATCGAAAAAATGAACGGCATGCTGCTGAACGACCGAAAAGT ATTCGTGGGCCGTTTCAAGTCCCGCAAAGAGCGTGAAGCGGAGCTTGGCGCTCGTGCCAAGGAGTTCACCAACGTTTACATCAAGAACTTCGGAGAAGACATGGACGATGAGAAGTTAAAGGAGGTCTTCAGCAAAtacg GAACGGCCATGAGTATCCGCGTCATGACTGATGAGAACGGGAAATCCAGGGGCTTTGGTTTTGTGAGCTTCGAGAGACACGAAGATGCCCAGAAG GCCGTGGATGAGATGAACGGGAAAGAGCTGAATGGCAAGCTTATCTACGTGGGCCGTGCCCAGAAGAAGGTGGAGCGCCAGACGGAGCTCAAGAGGAAGTTTGAGCAGATGAAGCAAGACCGCATGACCCGCTACCAG ggAGTGAACCTCTATGTGAAGAACTTGGATGACGGCATCGACGACGAGCGTCTCAGGAAGGAGTTCTCACCTTTTGGGACCATTACCAGCGCTAAG GTCATGATGGAGGGGGGGCGCAGTAAGGGCTTCGGCTTCGTCTGCTTCTCGTCCCCCGAGGAGGCCACCAAGGCCGTGACGGAGATGAACGGCCGCATCGTGGCCACCAAGCCGCTGTACGTGGCGCTGGCCCAGAGGAAGGAGGAACGGCAGGCCCACCTCACCAACCAGTACATGCAGAGGATGGCCAGCGTCCGTGCCGTGCCCAACCCCGTCATCAATCCCTACCAGCCGGCCCCACCCTCGGGCTACTTCATGGCTGCCATTCCACAG ACTCAGAATAGAGCCGCCTACTACCCCACCAGCCAGATAGCCCAGCTGAGGCCCAGTCCACGCTGGACCACCCAGGGAGTCCGCCCACAgc ATTTCCAGAACATGCCCGGCGCCATGCGGCCCTCGGCCCCCCGACCCCAGGCCTTCAGCGCCGTGCGCCCCACCTCCCAGATGCCCCGTCTGATGTCCACCCAGCGTGTTG CCGCGCAGACCAtgggcccccgcccc cccgctgCGGCTgctgcggccgccgccgcccccGTGCGCAGCGTGCCCCAGTACAAGTACGCGGCCGGAGTGCGGAACCCCCAGCAGCATATGGGCACGCAGCCACAAGTGGCTATGCAGCAG CCTGCAGTCCACGTGCAGGGACAGGAGCCCCTGACAGCCTCCATGCTGGCCGCTGCTCCTCCCCAGGAGCAGAAGCAGATGCTGG GTGAACGGCTCTTCCCGCTCATCCAGAACATGCATCCCAGCCTGGCCGGCAAGATCACCGGCATGCTGCTGGAGATCGACAATTCGGAGCTGCTGCACATGCTCGAGTCCCCGGAGTCCCTGCGctccaag GTGGATGAGGCTGTCGCTGTGCTGCAGGCTCACCAGGCCAAAGAGGCCGCCCAAAAGACCGTGACCAACTCGGCCGGTGTTCCAAGTGTTTAA